The Microvirgula aerodenitrificans DSM 15089 DNA window TCCGCAGCGACGCACACCGGCCCGATCCGGTCCCCGCCGTTGCCCCAACGTTCCAGGAGAGACCCTCATGCGACCCATGCTCCGGCTTGCCGCCGCAGTACTGGCCCTCGGCCTTGCCGCCTGCCAGACGCCTCCCCGCACACCGGCCGCTTCTGCCGGTGCCCGCCCGCTGCCGTCGGCAGCCGCTGACACGCGCATCGACCAGCCTCGCGATCAGGCCGAGCTGCTGGCAGTCATCGCCCAGCACCACCAGGACGTCATCGACGCCTCGGTCATGCTGTTTCCCCGCGTCCGCTCACCAGTCTGGAAGGCCTATCTGAGCGACACCATCAAGACCCAGGCCAATGAACTCCGCCAGGTCCGCGCACTGCAGGAACAGCTCGGCGGCACCCCGCGCGAAGTGGCCGCCCGGCCGTTTCCCGACTTGCTGAGCGGCAGCGTGACCGACGCCACCACCCGCTACCAGCAGGCCAAGGACGCGCGGGACGACGTGCTGCGTCAGCAACTGGCCGCCGGCAACCAGCTCGCCGCCGGTCCGCAGCTTGCCGGTCTGGTCGACAAGCTGTCGACCCGCCTGCCGGATGAACCGGCCCGCCTGGCCCGGCTCGCCGACGAGGACCCGACCCGCGCGCCGGCCGCCACCCGGGCCGGCAGACACGCCGACAGCGCCAGACATGGCTCCGCCCGCAAGCATCAGGCCGGCAGCAGGAAGGCCCATGCCAGTGCCGGCAAGAAGAGCAGCAAGGCCAGCGCGACCCGGTCTTCTTCGAAGAAGAAGCACAAGAAGTAGGTCGCGCCCGGCCTCCGGACCCGGTCAGACGCCGATGACGCCACCGTCGCGGCGGCGGATCACCACGGTCGCCGAACGCGGCCGGCCGCCGGCATCGCCGTCCGGCCAGCTCGACACCGCCTTCGGCTGCGCCGGGTCCGAACGCTCACTGGACGTTTCACCCGGGTGCTGGATATTGACGAACAGGGTGCGGTTGTCCGGCGTGAACGCCAGGCCGGTGATTTCGCAGCCGTTCGGACCGGTCAGGAAGCGGCGCACCTGACCGGTCTCCGGCAGGGTCGCCAGCATCTGGTTGTTGCCCATGTTCGCGTATTCCTTCTGGTTCAGCGTGCTGGTCGACACGTCGGTCTGAATCCACAGGATGCCGTTGCTGCTGAACTTCAGCCCGTCCGGGCTGCCGAACGCGTCGCCATTGACCGTGCCCTTGCTGGCGCCGTCCAGCGTCGGATTGCCGGCCAGCGCGAACAGATCCCACTTGAAGCTGTCGCTGGTCGGATCATTGCCGGCTTCCTGCCAGCGGATGATGTGGCCGAAGATATTCTTCGCACGCGGATTGGCCGCGTCGGTGCCCGGCTTGCCATCGGTGCCGCGCTCGCTGTTGTTGGTCAGCGTGCAGTACAGCTCCCACGGACGCTCCGGATGGACGGCAATCCACTCCGGACGGTCCATTTTGGTCGCTCCGACCTTGTCGGCGGCACGGCGGGTGTGGATCAGCACCTCGGCCTGATCGCGGAAGCCGTTGTCGGCGGTCAGCCCGTGCTGGCCGTGCACCAGCGGCAGCCAGCGCCCGCCATTGTCATCGTCGAAGCGGGCGACATACAGCGTGCCCTGATCGAGCAGGGTGCGGTTGGCCTTGCGGTCGTGCGGCTTGTACTTGCCACTGGACACGAATTTGTAGATGTACTCGAAACGCTGGTCGTCGCCCATGTACACCACCACCCGGCCGTCCGGCGCCAGCGAGACCGTCGCGCCCTCATGCTTGACCCGGCCGAGCGCGGTCCGCTTCACCGGCCGGGACTTCGCATCGTACGGATCGATTTCCACCACCCAGCCGAAGCGGTACGGCTCGTTCGGCGTCACCTGGCGGTCGAAGCGGAAGTCGCGTTCGCTCCAGCGGTAGCCGGCATCCTGCGCCTTGATGCCGTAGCGCTTGTCGTCCTCGGTCAGGGTGCCGTTGTTGGCGAAGAAATCGCTCCAGTTCTCCTCGCAGGTCAGATAGGTGCCCCACGGCGTCTGACCATTGGCACAGTTGTTGAACGTGCCGAGTACGGTCGTGCCTTTCGGATCGGCCTCGGTCCGCATCAGCGCATGGCCGCGCGCCGGCCCGGCGATGTCACAGGGTGTCTGCGCGGTAATGCGCCGGGCGAACGACGACGGGCGTACCACCCGCCAGTTGTCGCCGGCGTGCTCGACTTCGATCACCGACACGCCAACGGCGGCCTGGGCCTTGGCCACCTTGGCCTCGCTCCAGTCTTTCATGCCGTCAGGATGAAGCAGCCCGTCGTCGATATATTCGTGGTTGATTGCCAGCAGGCCGCGGCGCGAACTCTGCGCACCAAACGGCAGCGTAAAGTACGCCATGCCGTCATGGTGCATGCCGGCCTGCACCGCCTGCTCGGCGGCGGTATTGCTGGCATCGGGCTTGAAGGCCGGCATCCGGCCCCGGATGCCGGTCGGGTCGCCCCAGGCGTACAGCACCTCGGCCGTATAACCGTCCGGCACCACCACGCTGTCGCGCACGGCGATCGGTACCGGCTCGAAGGCCAGCGCCACCGCTCTGGCGACCGGGGCCGGCGTGGCCGCCTCCGCGAGGCCGGCCAGCGGCGCGAACAAGGGCGAGAACAGGCCGGCGGCCACCGCGCCGGCGCCGCCCTTCAGCAGGCTGCGACGCGACAGTTGCGCGCTGACCAGGTCGGAAAAAGCGCGGTTATCGCTGGAATTGACGATGCTGTCGTCGGTCTTGATCAGTTTGCTCACGGCGCACGATTTCAGGTCATGGAAATGACCGCCACGCTATCGTCATGACATGACTGCACAGTGAAAAACCGATGAACAAATGATGACGGCCGGTCATTGACCGGCCGTTGGGCGAAACCGCAATCGCGGTTCTACTGGCAGCGACGCTTCTGCAGGCTGGCCTTTGGCCACTGGCCGGCGATCTTGCGCACCGCGCCGGCTTCGGCCGGTTCCAGCCCGTCGAACAGGAATCGGGTCTGCTTGATGCCCTTGCCGCGCGACTCGATGTCGGCACCGGTAATGCCGGCAGCGTTCAGCTTGGCGACAAAGGCCCTGGCCGCGCTTTCCTGGCTGAACAGCCCGAGCGACAGCGCGTTCTTGTTCGGTTCGTTGGCAACGACGTAATTGTCAAAACCCTTGCCCTTCAGTTCGAGCGAACGGGTATTGGCGGCGGCGCGATCGGCAGCCGGCGGCAGATACACCCAGTGCTTGCCGGTCGGACGGCCCCCGGTCTCACTGACGCTTTCCTTCGCCTTCAGGCCCTGCTTGCCGAGTGCGGCACGTACCGATGCCACATCCTGCTCACCGAAGGTGCCCAGCGCCAGACACACCCGGGGAACGGCCGGCTTGCTGTCGGCGGTTTTCTCCGCCTTCGCGGCCGGTTTGTCCGCAGGTTTCTCAACCGGCTTGTCAGCCACCTTGCCGGCCGTGGCCGGTTTCTCGGCCGCTTTGTCTGCCGGCTTGTCAGTCCCGCTGGCGACAGGGGCGTCAGCCGGTTTGTCGGCAGCTTTCCCGGCCGGGGTGTCCGCCGGTTTCGCTGCAGCGGCCTCGCCCGTCTTCGCCGTATCGGCCGGTGCCGGGCCGGCATCGGCCGTCGGTTTCGCGCTGGCCAGCACGGCCTCGGCCTCGCTGGGCGCGAGCCGGCTCGCCTGATGGGCATTGAATTCGTACGGGGCGGTATACACCTCGTGCGGCATTTCGAGCGAAATCACCGTCGCCGCGACCAGGTTGGCCACGACCAGTGAGGCAAAAATCCATTTCAACATAGCGGTTGGGCGACCAGTGCCAGTCCGGAAAGAACCAGATTATCCACAATCGCCGCCGGTACGGCGAGATGAGACATCAGCATCATGCCATCCCCCCCGCCAATCAGGATGCGGACCGGGCGGCCAAGGTCGGCGGAAAAGCGTGCGGCGCGGCGTTCCACCGGCGCCACCAGCGCATCAATGCAGCCGGACAGGATCGCATCGGCGGTCTGCTGCGGATAAGCGGCGTAGTCCCCTTCCGGGTAGCCAAGCCGGGCAGTTCCCCGCGCCAGGCTCTGCCGCATCAGCGCAAATCCGGGGGCAATGGTGCCGCCGCGAAACATGCCGTCGCGGTCCAGGCAGTCGAGGGTCAGCGCGGTGCCGGCACTGACCACCAGCAGGTCACCGCCGGGCTCATGGTGGGCACCGATCAGCGCTGCCCAGCGGTCCGCGCCCAGCCGGGCCGGATCACGGTAGCCATTGCGCACGCCGGCCCGCTCCGCCGTCGGCTGCAGCCACTCGACCGGCAGTCCGACCAGCGCGGCGATGGCGCTGTTGTCGGCCGGCGAGGCCACGCTGGCGCCGACGACCCGTTGCGGCGGTGTCTGCGCCACAGCCAGCCCCAGCGGGGTCAGATCGTCATGCGGGCAGGCGTGTACCGGCCCGGGACGTCCGTCAGCACC harbors:
- a CDS encoding type III pantothenate kinase, with the translated sequence MSTLLIDAGNTRVKWAWLGADGRPGPVHACPHDDLTPLGLAVAQTPPQRVVGASVASPADNSAIAALVGLPVEWLQPTAERAGVRNGYRDPARLGADRWAALIGAHHEPGGDLLVVSAGTALTLDCLDRDGMFRGGTIAPGFALMRQSLARGTARLGYPEGDYAAYPQQTADAILSGCIDALVAPVERRAARFSADLGRPVRILIGGGDGMMLMSHLAVPAAIVDNLVLSGLALVAQPLC
- a CDS encoding SPOR domain-containing protein, with the translated sequence MLKWIFASLVVANLVAATVISLEMPHEVYTAPYEFNAHQASRLAPSEAEAVLASAKPTADAGPAPADTAKTGEAAAAKPADTPAGKAADKPADAPVASGTDKPADKAAEKPATAGKVADKPVEKPADKPAAKAEKTADSKPAVPRVCLALGTFGEQDVASVRAALGKQGLKAKESVSETGGRPTGKHWVYLPPAADRAAANTRSLELKGKGFDNYVVANEPNKNALSLGLFSQESAARAFVAKLNAAGITGADIESRGKGIKQTRFLFDGLEPAEAGAVRKIAGQWPKASLQKRRCQ
- a CDS encoding PhoX family protein gives rise to the protein MSKLIKTDDSIVNSSDNRAFSDLVSAQLSRRSLLKGGAGAVAAGLFSPLFAPLAGLAEAATPAPVARAVALAFEPVPIAVRDSVVVPDGYTAEVLYAWGDPTGIRGRMPAFKPDASNTAAEQAVQAGMHHDGMAYFTLPFGAQSSRRGLLAINHEYIDDGLLHPDGMKDWSEAKVAKAQAAVGVSVIEVEHAGDNWRVVRPSSFARRITAQTPCDIAGPARGHALMRTEADPKGTTVLGTFNNCANGQTPWGTYLTCEENWSDFFANNGTLTEDDKRYGIKAQDAGYRWSERDFRFDRQVTPNEPYRFGWVVEIDPYDAKSRPVKRTALGRVKHEGATVSLAPDGRVVVYMGDDQRFEYIYKFVSSGKYKPHDRKANRTLLDQGTLYVARFDDDNGGRWLPLVHGQHGLTADNGFRDQAEVLIHTRRAADKVGATKMDRPEWIAVHPERPWELYCTLTNNSERGTDGKPGTDAANPRAKNIFGHIIRWQEAGNDPTSDSFKWDLFALAGNPTLDGASKGTVNGDAFGSPDGLKFSSNGILWIQTDVSTSTLNQKEYANMGNNQMLATLPETGQVRRFLTGPNGCEITGLAFTPDNRTLFVNIQHPGETSSERSDPAQPKAVSSWPDGDAGGRPRSATVVIRRRDGGVIGV